The following coding sequences are from one Rhodothermia bacterium window:
- a CDS encoding LON peptidase substrate-binding domain-containing protein, translating to MTHLQTIPLFPLPMVLLPTEQIPLHIFEPRYKEMIQYCLATQSVFGMVLMMEKGIAQTGCGAEIIRDLRSYDDGKRDILVEGKETFRIEQIRRDNTYYTADVVWHPIDLNPAPNTLKMRFLALYAKWMEVLNQKSHLQLNAEDHQLSFAVARTLPLKLEQKQILLQIGSETERLGYLSGYLTKSLPDAHEMAETKRLIQSDGHFEDILPDLDLNQDDQD from the coding sequence ATGACACACCTACAAACCATCCCACTTTTCCCCCTCCCTATGGTTTTATTGCCAACGGAGCAAATTCCGCTTCATATTTTTGAACCCCGTTATAAAGAAATGATCCAATACTGCCTTGCTACGCAATCCGTTTTCGGGATGGTACTCATGATGGAAAAGGGGATTGCCCAAACGGGGTGCGGCGCAGAAATTATCCGCGACCTAAGATCTTATGACGACGGAAAAAGGGACATTTTGGTAGAGGGCAAAGAGACCTTTCGGATTGAACAAATCCGGCGAGATAATACCTACTATACTGCCGATGTTGTTTGGCATCCGATAGACCTAAATCCGGCTCCAAATACACTCAAAATGCGGTTTTTGGCTCTTTATGCCAAGTGGATGGAAGTCCTAAACCAAAAATCACACCTACAACTCAATGCCGAAGACCATCAACTCTCTTTTGCCGTAGCCCGTACCTTGCCCTTAAAATTAGAACAAAAACAAATTTTATTACAAATTGGTAGTGAAACCGAGCGGTTGGGTTATTTATCCGGTTATCTTACAAAATCACTACCAGATGCACATGAAATGGCTGAAACCAAACGACTTATCCAGTCTGACGGCCACTTCGAAGACATCCTCCCAGATTTAGACCTCAACCAAGACGATCAAGACTGA
- a CDS encoding TIGR01777 family oxidoreductase: METSIFRYKSRFEVPAKVLFDWHKREGAIHRMIPPWQDARVITHGGIQNGQKTVIKMGIPGTPFKRKWVAEHVDYKEGHLFADVQRKGPFAYWKHLHKITEDGEDACFLEDEIQFKLPLSDLTHRFMLKGVLRTLERAFAYRHRVLTHDLAVFGRYPLAPKRILVSGSNGLIGEALVAFLSGAGHEVLRMVRSPSQKNTEVYVNPETHFINEFQIEGMDAIIHLAGENVGKRWTLRRKERILKSRTEMTHMLTQTVSKLRKKPEVFIAASAIGLYGETHDRPATEQTKAGSGFLAEVVREWEAASDPLKKVGIRVVYTRFGVVLSMKGGALKKLLLPFKLGIGGPVGTGGQFMSWVALDDALAAIYHALYQNTLTGPINVVSPNPETNADFSKTLGKVLRRPAIFKVPAGIIRLLFGEMGEETILQSQKVIPQRLKYQSFSFQFPQLKEALEHLLGQKARRPLDEHLD; the protein is encoded by the coding sequence GTGGAAACATCCATTTTTCGTTACAAATCCCGTTTTGAAGTACCTGCTAAAGTCCTCTTTGATTGGCATAAAAGAGAAGGTGCCATACACAGAATGATCCCGCCTTGGCAAGATGCACGGGTGATCACCCACGGGGGCATTCAAAATGGCCAAAAAACGGTGATCAAAATGGGTATTCCGGGTACACCCTTTAAACGCAAATGGGTGGCTGAGCATGTGGATTATAAGGAAGGACATCTTTTCGCAGACGTCCAACGCAAGGGGCCTTTTGCGTATTGGAAACACCTCCATAAAATTACCGAAGACGGAGAAGACGCTTGTTTTCTCGAAGACGAAATACAATTTAAGCTCCCACTTTCCGATCTTACTCATCGGTTTATGCTTAAAGGAGTATTACGGACGTTGGAGCGTGCTTTCGCGTATCGTCACCGAGTTTTGACCCATGATTTAGCCGTTTTTGGCCGCTATCCTCTTGCGCCTAAACGAATTTTGGTAAGTGGCAGCAATGGATTAATTGGCGAAGCATTGGTGGCCTTTCTATCCGGTGCTGGCCACGAGGTCTTGCGGATGGTTCGGTCCCCATCTCAAAAAAATACAGAAGTTTACGTCAACCCAGAAACGCACTTCATCAATGAATTTCAGATCGAAGGCATGGACGCGATCATCCATCTTGCGGGGGAAAATGTGGGCAAACGGTGGACGTTAAGGAGAAAAGAACGGATCCTAAAAAGCCGTACCGAGATGACCCACATGCTTACCCAAACGGTGTCTAAGTTGAGAAAAAAGCCAGAGGTATTTATCGCTGCATCTGCTATTGGGCTTTATGGTGAAACGCACGACCGTCCCGCAACCGAGCAAACCAAGGCAGGGAGCGGGTTCTTGGCGGAAGTGGTACGAGAGTGGGAAGCAGCCTCAGATCCCCTTAAAAAGGTTGGGATTCGCGTGGTCTATACCCGTTTTGGGGTTGTTTTGTCCATGAAAGGGGGGGCATTAAAAAAACTCTTGTTGCCGTTCAAACTGGGGATTGGTGGGCCAGTGGGCACAGGAGGCCAGTTCATGAGTTGGGTTGCATTAGATGATGCGCTTGCCGCCATTTACCATGCCCTTTACCAAAATACCTTGACCGGGCCAATTAACGTTGTGTCCCCAAATCCAGAGACCAATGCCGATTTTTCCAAAACTTTGGGAAAAGTCTTGCGCCGTCCCGCTATTTTTAAAGTACCCGCAGGAATAATCCGCCTTTTATTCGGTGAAATGGGCGAAGAAACCATTTTACAAAGCCAAAAAGTGATACCGCAACGGTTAAAATATCAAAGTTTCTCGTTCCAATTCCCGCAACTTAAGGAAGCATTGGAGCACCTTTTGGGGCAAAAAGCACGGAGGCCATTGGATGAACACCTCGACTAA
- a CDS encoding M48 family metallopeptidase, whose protein sequence is MNEFGWAILGALIFSFCLETIAKWLNMSAVKAEIPASIANLYDETAYVKSQTYLHKNTQLSIFQSGLGLLAMLLFWFMDGFGWLDHVTRSLGWGEVVTGLLFVGALALFNGLLGLPFAWYNTFVVEEQFGFNKTTAATFWLDRIKGVALGLIIGTPVLALILWLLGGMGPSAWLYVWLTMTALSLILQYIAPTWIMPLFNTFEPLSDDHPLKTSVLSYAEKVKFPLANMMVMDGSRRSSKANAFFTGFGKNRRIALFDTLIADHTVPELTAIVAHEVGHYKLRHLTKNMITGFLEVGAYLYIMSLCLNLAPLYTTFGIAQISVHAGLVFFAMLFSPIQLVLGLLGNYVSRKHEFEADAFALETAPEPQALGEALKKMSVKHLSNLFPHPLFVFLNYSHPPLLQRLAAMDRVIKPKP, encoded by the coding sequence ATGAATGAATTTGGATGGGCCATTTTAGGGGCCTTGATTTTCTCGTTTTGCTTAGAAACCATTGCGAAGTGGTTAAATATGTCAGCAGTTAAGGCAGAGATTCCTGCTTCGATTGCGAATTTGTATGACGAGACGGCCTATGTAAAGTCGCAAACGTATCTACACAAGAATACACAACTAAGTATTTTCCAAAGCGGTTTGGGCCTACTCGCCATGCTGCTGTTTTGGTTCATGGACGGATTTGGCTGGTTAGATCACGTTACCCGTAGTTTGGGCTGGGGTGAGGTGGTTACTGGCTTGTTGTTCGTGGGCGCATTGGCTTTGTTTAATGGGTTATTGGGTTTGCCGTTTGCTTGGTATAATACTTTTGTGGTAGAAGAACAATTCGGCTTTAACAAAACAACGGCTGCCACATTCTGGCTTGACCGAATTAAAGGTGTGGCTTTGGGTTTAATAATAGGTACACCCGTTTTAGCCCTCATCCTTTGGTTACTGGGAGGCATGGGGCCATCGGCGTGGCTGTATGTTTGGTTGACGATGACCGCCTTGTCTTTGATTTTACAATACATAGCGCCTACTTGGATTATGCCCTTGTTTAATACATTTGAACCTCTTTCTGATGACCATCCACTTAAAACTTCGGTACTTTCTTATGCCGAAAAAGTAAAGTTCCCTCTTGCCAATATGATGGTTATGGATGGTTCACGGCGTTCATCTAAAGCAAATGCGTTTTTTACGGGTTTTGGTAAAAATAGGCGGATCGCCCTTTTTGATACCTTAATCGCAGACCATACTGTTCCGGAACTTACGGCTATTGTTGCGCACGAAGTAGGTCATTACAAATTGCGTCATTTAACAAAAAACATGATTACGGGGTTTTTAGAAGTAGGGGCTTATCTTTATATAATGTCTCTTTGTTTGAACTTAGCCCCCTTGTACACCACCTTTGGTATAGCGCAAATCAGTGTTCACGCCGGATTGGTATTTTTTGCGATGCTTTTTTCCCCGATTCAGCTTGTATTGGGTTTGTTGGGCAATTATGTTTCAAGGAAGCATGAGTTCGAGGCTGATGCCTTTGCTCTTGAGACCGCACCAGAACCACAAGCTCTGGGTGAAGCCTTGAAAAAAATGTCGGTAAAGCATCTTTCAAACCTCTTCCCGCACCCACTTTTTGTATTTTTGAACTACTCTCATCCACCGCTTCTTCAAAGATTGGCAGCGATGGATCGGGTGATAAAACCAAAACCATAA
- the plsY gene encoding glycerol-3-phosphate 1-O-acyltransferase PlsY — translation MLSLILILTLSYLVGSIPTSIVVSKLFKGIDIREHGSGNAGGTNTFRILGRNAALIVVVVDVLKGLVAALFISQIRIGNEPLPISEKYNAIMYMAGLAAVMGHIWTIFAGFRGGKGVATGMGMVLGTLPGGALIGLPVFIAIVWLTGYVSLSSILSALAIPFAFVIMDETGIYNFSPVAIWFTIGLSLLIVFAHRTNIKRLFEGSESSFKKKS, via the coding sequence ATGTTATCCTTAATCCTTATTCTGACGTTGAGTTATTTGGTCGGTTCCATCCCAACCAGTATTGTGGTGAGTAAACTATTTAAAGGGATAGACATTCGAGAACATGGAAGTGGTAATGCTGGCGGAACCAATACCTTCCGTATTCTGGGTCGTAATGCCGCACTCATTGTGGTTGTGGTAGATGTATTAAAAGGATTGGTGGCGGCGTTGTTTATTTCACAAATACGTATCGGAAATGAACCACTTCCTATCTCAGAAAAATACAATGCGATTATGTATATGGCTGGATTGGCGGCGGTTATGGGGCATATTTGGACGATTTTTGCGGGATTTCGGGGTGGGAAGGGCGTCGCAACCGGTATGGGAATGGTACTCGGCACGTTACCCGGAGGTGCTTTGATCGGCCTCCCGGTCTTTATTGCGATTGTGTGGCTAACGGGCTATGTTTCTCTTAGCTCCATTTTATCTGCATTGGCCATTCCATTTGCCTTTGTGATTATGGACGAAACCGGAATTTATAATTTCTCTCCGGTGGCCATTTGGTTTACCATTGGATTGTCCCTATTGATTGTATTTGCACATCGTACCAACATTAAAAGGCTCTTCGAGGGTTCTGAAAGCAGTTTTAAGAAGAAGTCCTAA
- a CDS encoding MBL fold metallo-hydrolase, producing MPKIAGYELYTIESGRFGLDGGAMFGIIPKPMWEKIIPSDERNRIPMNMRCLLLIGNNRVILVDDGLGDKYDAKFAHIYAVNSEMFNLRRSLTQHGITPEDVTDVVLSHLHFDHAGGSTTRKGEHLVPTFPNATYHVQKSHWEWATNKPNIRERNSFLRENLVPLADSGQLRFQDGSGALFEGIETRVVHGHTPGQQMLKVSDQNQTLVFTADLLPTLAHVPSIWVMGYDLEPLITISEKEAFLREAADKNWKVMYDHDPYHEISDIHWTDKGPIGVNPRPLIEL from the coding sequence ATGCCAAAAATCGCCGGATACGAACTCTACACCATTGAAAGTGGCCGCTTTGGCCTCGATGGTGGCGCCATGTTTGGCATTATCCCTAAACCCATGTGGGAAAAAATCATTCCTTCGGACGAGCGTAACCGGATTCCCATGAATATGCGCTGCCTTTTGCTCATTGGGAATAACCGCGTCATTTTGGTGGACGATGGCTTGGGGGATAAATACGATGCCAAATTTGCCCATATTTATGCCGTTAATTCGGAAATGTTTAACCTACGCCGCTCCCTTACCCAACACGGCATTACGCCCGAAGATGTAACGGATGTCGTACTTTCGCACCTTCATTTTGATCATGCTGGCGGAAGCACTACCAGGAAAGGCGAACACTTGGTTCCCACCTTTCCGAATGCGACGTATCATGTGCAAAAATCACATTGGGAGTGGGCTACAAACAAACCCAATATCCGCGAAAGAAATTCATTTCTGCGGGAAAACTTAGTACCCTTGGCGGATTCAGGGCAATTACGCTTTCAAGATGGCTCCGGTGCGTTGTTTGAAGGGATTGAAACGAGAGTCGTTCACGGCCATACGCCCGGCCAACAAATGCTAAAGGTCTCGGATCAGAACCAAACGCTTGTCTTTACAGCGGATTTACTCCCCACCCTCGCACACGTACCTTCTATTTGGGTAATGGGCTACGATTTAGAACCCTTGATAACGATCTCCGAAAAAGAGGCTTTCTTACGAGAAGCTGCGGATAAAAACTGGAAAGTGATGTACGATCACGACCCTTACCACGAAATTTCCGACATTCATTGGACGGACAAAGGACCAATTGGGGTTAATCCAAGACCCTTGATCGAGCTTTGA
- a CDS encoding CotH kinase family protein — translation MCQKRKVVFCSFLVYLYLCTNIWNAVAAQVVLNELLASNVQGISDPDFRQKSDWVEVRNLNGFPVNVGGFFLSDDRKMTQKWAIPENTFIPSNGYLLLWADDQNVGVHTNFKLSADGEYLGLYDRSGLVLDSLSFPKQSSDISWGRSPDGRGGWTYLAPTSPGISNPEKGVLGKAPKPLANLEGGLYNSPQVVVLSTSIEKASIHYTTDGSPPTSVSPIYTKPLTIGANTALRAAVFHPDYQESEVLTHSYFIGEKASLPIVSIVTDPNNFFDNITGIYVEGTNGKTGNCSSKPVNWNQDWERPVHVSFFEPNGTVGFAQDMGIQIYGGCSRIYPQKGLALYARSQYGPSRIKYNIFPQLPFDSYNNLLLRSGGQDWWRTMFRDELMHTLIGKNTTLDVMAYRPALMFLNGAFWGIHNLREKQNESYLAAHHGVDKDALEVIEGNGTVKNGNFNHYKALTDWLSKNDIRTPTALTYVGKQIDLENYLDYTTSEIFVANGDWPGHNLSYWRSATPNGKWRWFIYDLDFGFGGNSNGMYNSNTLNWATDPASSAEYNPPWSTFLLRKLLENNRFKEDFIQRMAAHLNTTFSTDHVLQTIDSIKTLLSPEIARHKARWDKSLSFYKTWDDAIQVMRDFAQKRPDAIRSFYQAKFGLETSVGLNLTVTSPENTFGGRVNIQGVRMPNGSHRMLFFKDVPLRLKAIPAQGFEFAGWSGSSYSKSDTLTITLIGESGLQATFRRIGVKNEAEAVPKPLSIALFPNPAKEYGELRIAGIPSGHLKVSVFDLLGREVYKVVDRPSNEQIQVFRLPVERLSSGVYLVRVEVNQQFRTIKWVIRR, via the coding sequence ATGTGTCAAAAACGAAAGGTTGTTTTCTGTAGTTTTCTGGTTTATTTGTATTTGTGTACGAACATTTGGAACGCTGTTGCGGCGCAAGTGGTGCTGAATGAGCTATTGGCTTCTAATGTTCAAGGCATATCGGATCCAGATTTTCGACAAAAAAGTGATTGGGTAGAAGTCCGAAACCTAAACGGCTTTCCTGTGAATGTGGGTGGATTTTTCCTTTCGGACGATCGGAAAATGACCCAAAAATGGGCCATTCCAGAAAATACCTTTATTCCTTCTAATGGGTATTTGCTGCTTTGGGCAGACGACCAGAATGTGGGAGTACACACCAATTTCAAGCTATCCGCAGATGGAGAATACCTTGGTTTGTATGATCGTTCAGGCTTGGTGCTGGATTCTTTGTCGTTCCCCAAACAAAGTTCGGATATTTCTTGGGGACGTTCCCCAGATGGAAGGGGAGGCTGGACGTATTTAGCACCTACATCTCCCGGTATCTCAAATCCTGAAAAGGGTGTTCTGGGGAAGGCTCCAAAACCACTTGCAAACCTTGAAGGTGGGTTGTATAATTCGCCACAAGTTGTTGTTTTAAGTACGTCTATTGAGAAAGCCTCGATCCATTACACAACCGATGGATCACCACCTACTTCGGTCTCACCCATCTATACCAAGCCATTAACTATTGGTGCAAACACGGCATTACGGGCTGCTGTTTTTCATCCAGATTACCAAGAAAGTGAAGTCCTTACCCATTCTTACTTTATCGGTGAAAAAGCAAGCTTGCCCATCGTCTCCATTGTCACAGACCCCAATAACTTTTTTGACAACATCACAGGAATTTATGTGGAGGGAACCAATGGCAAGACGGGGAATTGCTCGTCTAAGCCCGTGAACTGGAACCAAGACTGGGAACGGCCCGTGCATGTCTCTTTCTTTGAACCGAATGGAACGGTGGGTTTTGCACAAGACATGGGCATACAGATTTATGGTGGTTGCTCACGAATTTATCCACAGAAAGGTTTGGCTTTATATGCACGTAGCCAATATGGGCCTTCCAGAATCAAATACAACATTTTCCCGCAACTGCCTTTCGATTCCTACAACAATCTTTTGCTGAGAAGCGGCGGGCAAGATTGGTGGCGAACCATGTTCCGTGACGAATTGATGCACACGTTAATCGGAAAAAACACGACGTTAGACGTAATGGCTTATCGTCCGGCTTTGATGTTTCTAAACGGTGCTTTTTGGGGCATTCACAATCTGCGCGAAAAGCAAAACGAATCCTATTTAGCCGCACATCATGGTGTGGATAAAGATGCTTTGGAGGTCATAGAGGGGAATGGGACGGTCAAAAATGGGAACTTCAACCATTATAAAGCCCTAACAGATTGGCTATCAAAAAATGATATACGCACACCGACAGCACTGACCTATGTTGGAAAGCAAATTGATTTGGAGAATTATTTGGATTACACAACGTCCGAGATTTTTGTGGCAAATGGCGATTGGCCGGGGCATAACCTCTCTTATTGGCGGTCTGCAACGCCCAATGGAAAATGGCGCTGGTTTATTTATGACTTGGATTTTGGCTTCGGAGGAAACAGCAATGGCATGTACAACAGCAATACCTTAAACTGGGCTACCGATCCCGCAAGCTCGGCTGAATACAATCCACCTTGGTCCACTTTTCTTTTACGTAAATTATTGGAAAACAATAGATTTAAAGAGGATTTTATCCAACGTATGGCTGCACACCTCAATACCACTTTTTCAACTGATCATGTGTTGCAAACCATAGACAGTATCAAAACTTTGCTATCGCCAGAAATTGCCCGTCACAAAGCACGTTGGGATAAGAGCCTATCTTTTTATAAAACATGGGACGATGCCATACAAGTGATGCGGGATTTTGCTCAAAAGAGGCCGGATGCGATACGGAGTTTCTACCAAGCAAAATTTGGCTTGGAGACCTCGGTTGGTCTAAACTTAACCGTTACCTCGCCCGAAAATACGTTTGGTGGACGGGTAAACATTCAAGGGGTAAGAATGCCCAACGGTTCGCATCGGATGTTGTTTTTTAAAGACGTGCCCTTAAGGTTAAAAGCCATTCCCGCACAAGGATTTGAATTTGCAGGATGGTCTGGCTCTTCATATTCAAAATCGGATACGCTGACCATTACGCTTATTGGAGAGTCCGGTCTTCAAGCCACCTTCCGTAGGATTGGCGTAAAGAACGAGGCCGAGGCCGTCCCCAAACCGCTAAGCATAGCCCTTTTCCCAAATCCGGCAAAAGAATACGGGGAACTTCGCATAGCTGGCATACCAAGTGGCCACTTAAAAGTCTCGGTGTTTGATCTGTTGGGGCGCGAGGTCTATAAGGTGGTGGATCGCCCCTCAAACGAGCAAATACAAGTTTTTCGTCTGCCAGTGGAACGGCTGTCTTCAGGAGTGTACCTTGTTCGGGTTGAGGTAAATCAACAATTCCGAACGATAAAGTGGGTTATCCGGCGTTAA
- a CDS encoding DegV family EDD domain-containing protein, with protein sequence MTSPIRIRYIDGRRLRRCTLAAANRLIGRQQALNDINVFPVPDGDTGTNMAFTMRGVFERLRSLSSHTIAEISEGIADAALLGARGNSGAILAQFFQGISHELQGKLHSTTEEFAHAIARGAVWAREAVSDPKEGTILTVMQDWANFIVQNAPKKTDFLELFEVGVERARESLKHTTEQLAELTKAGVVDAGAQGFVFLLEGALDYMKHGRIDRELELPAQDDLPSEAHVAHDTQEITFRYCTECLVQGEDLDPAIAKQLLNNLGDSLVVAGGKRKMRIHIHTDTPIKVFDALETIGTVSHQKADDMRIQARDAFGTETAALALVVDSACDLPPELMEQYNIHVVPVRLSFGEKEYIDGVTIDAETFFRKLQTDPHHPRTSQPSPADFERVYAHVMSHYDAAISLHIPEMYSGTMQSARRAAQRFGGRIDVVDAEAVSIATGLLALNTARRIQRGLSRSEVLAALQKDVQQLEVYVALPTVEFLIKGGRVSQLKGLFSRLFNLRPVINFGEKGKISAVGKAIGGQDVYLQLLKVVAKQVGPQKGLMMAVGHAAAPTKCNEVIEHLKQKYEPAACFSVPLSPALSIHGGPGLIGIAFLPPA encoded by the coding sequence ATGACGTCCCCCATACGCATCCGCTATATTGATGGCCGAAGGCTTCGCCGCTGTACGCTTGCAGCAGCAAATAGGTTGATAGGTCGGCAGCAGGCACTAAACGACATAAATGTCTTTCCCGTACCCGATGGCGATACGGGAACAAACATGGCGTTTACCATGCGAGGCGTTTTTGAACGGCTCAGGTCACTCTCCAGCCATACCATTGCCGAGATAAGTGAGGGAATTGCAGACGCGGCTCTTTTGGGTGCAAGGGGGAATTCAGGTGCTATTCTTGCACAATTTTTCCAAGGCATTTCCCACGAATTACAAGGCAAACTCCATAGCACCACCGAAGAGTTTGCACATGCCATTGCACGAGGAGCCGTATGGGCACGTGAAGCCGTTTCCGACCCCAAAGAAGGCACGATTCTCACGGTTATGCAAGATTGGGCAAATTTTATCGTGCAGAATGCCCCCAAAAAAACGGACTTCTTGGAATTGTTTGAAGTTGGGGTGGAACGTGCCCGCGAATCGCTTAAACACACTACCGAACAGCTCGCGGAACTCACAAAGGCCGGTGTGGTAGATGCAGGGGCGCAAGGCTTCGTATTTTTATTAGAAGGCGCGCTTGACTATATGAAGCATGGCAGAATTGACCGAGAGTTGGAGTTGCCCGCACAAGATGACCTCCCCTCAGAAGCACATGTAGCGCATGATACCCAAGAAATCACGTTCCGGTATTGTACAGAATGTTTGGTACAAGGTGAGGATTTAGACCCCGCTATCGCAAAACAACTACTGAACAATCTTGGAGACTCCTTAGTGGTGGCTGGAGGCAAACGAAAAATGCGCATCCACATCCATACCGATACCCCCATTAAGGTATTTGATGCGCTAGAAACTATAGGAACCGTGAGCCATCAGAAGGCGGACGATATGCGGATTCAAGCCCGCGATGCTTTCGGAACCGAAACGGCGGCATTGGCCTTGGTGGTGGATAGTGCGTGTGACTTACCTCCGGAATTGATGGAGCAGTATAATATCCATGTGGTTCCTGTTCGACTGAGTTTCGGAGAAAAAGAGTATATAGATGGCGTGACCATAGATGCAGAAACCTTTTTCCGTAAATTACAAACCGATCCACATCATCCCCGAACCTCACAACCCTCTCCGGCAGATTTTGAGCGGGTGTATGCCCATGTTATGTCGCATTACGATGCCGCCATATCGCTACATATCCCAGAAATGTATAGTGGAACCATGCAATCTGCACGAAGAGCCGCTCAACGTTTTGGTGGCCGGATTGACGTTGTAGATGCGGAAGCCGTCTCGATAGCAACCGGATTATTGGCGCTAAATACCGCACGGAGAATCCAGCGCGGCTTATCGAGAAGCGAGGTTCTTGCCGCACTCCAGAAAGACGTTCAACAATTAGAAGTTTATGTTGCCCTCCCCACAGTCGAGTTTTTGATCAAAGGGGGAAGGGTGAGCCAACTTAAAGGTCTCTTTAGTCGGCTGTTCAATCTTAGACCCGTAATTAACTTTGGTGAAAAGGGAAAAATCAGTGCTGTTGGTAAAGCAATTGGCGGACAAGATGTGTATCTTCAGTTATTAAAAGTGGTGGCTAAGCAAGTTGGCCCTCAAAAAGGACTTATGATGGCTGTTGGACATGCAGCAGCCCCCACAAAGTGTAACGAAGTCATCGAACATTTAAAACAAAAATATGAACCGGCGGCGTGTTTCAGCGTTCCACTTTCGCCAGCGCTTTCCATTCATGGCGGCCCGGGACTTATTGGCATTGCCTTTCTCCCGCCTGCGTAA